The nucleotide window AACGCCGCGACATTCGTGACGGTGCCTTCCAGGATCATGCCGCGCTTGAGGTCCTTGATCTCCTCGACGCCTTCCTTGAACACCGCGGCCTTGAAGGCGGGACGCGGGTCGCGACCGGGTTTTTCCAATTCGCGCAGGATGTCGGTCACCGTCGGCAGGCCGAAGGTTTCATCGACAAAGACCTGCGGCCTCAACTGGCGCACGACGTCGGCATTACCGATCAGCGCCTTGATGTCGCTCTTGGTTGCAGCCAAAATCCGTCGCACGACCGGATAGGCTTCCGGATGCACCCCGGACGCATCCAGCGGGTCTTCGCCATTGTTGATGCGCAGGAAGCCGGCGCATTGTTCGAACGCCTTGGGTCCCAGCCGCGGGACTTCCTTGAGCTCCTTGCGCGACTTGAACGGCCCGTTAGCATCGCGATGCTGCACGATGCTCTGCGCGAGCCCCGCGCCGATGCCCGACACCCGCGCCAGCAGCGGCGCGGAAGCGGTGTTGGCATCGACGCCCACGGCGTTAACGCAGTCTTCGACCACGGCGTCGAGCGAACGAGCCAGCTTCGCTTCGCCGAGATCATGCTGGTACTGCCCGACGCCGATCGCCTTCGGGTCGATCTTGACGAGTTCGGCGAGCGGGTCCTGCAGACGCCGCGCGATCGACACCGCGCCGCGCAAGGTAACGTCGAGCTCCGGCAGCTCTTCCGATGCAAAAGCCGAGGCGGAGTAGACCGACGCGCCGGCCTCCGACACCACGATTTTCGACATCTTGAGATCCGGCAGCAGCTTGACGAGCTCGGTGGCCAGTTTGTCGGTCTCGCGCGAGGCGGTGCCGTTGCCGATCGCGATCAGCTCGACGCGGTGCGCGACCGCGAGCTTGCCGAGCGTCGCCAGCGCTTCATTCCATTGCCGCTGCGGCTCGTGCGGATAGACGGTCGTGGTCGCCACCACCTTGCCGGTGGCGTCGACGATTGCCGTTTTGACGCCGGAGCGGTAGCCGGGATCGAGCCCCATGGTGACGCGGGCGCCGGCGGGCGCCGCCAGCAGCAGGTCGCGCAGATTCGAGGCGAACACCCGCACGCCCTCGGTCTCGGCCGCCGTCCACAACCGCATGCGCAGGTCGATGTTGAGATGCACCTGGATCTTGGTGCGCCAGGCCCAGCGCGCGGTCTCCACCAGCCAGCGGTCGCCGGGGCGCTTCTGATCGGTGATGCCAAAGCGCTGCATGATCTTCAGTTCATAGGCGCTGGGGACGCCGGCCTCAGGCACATTGGCCTCGGGCTGGATCTGCAGCTCCAGAATTTCTTCCTTCTCGCCGCGGAACAACGCGAGGATGCGATGTGACGGCAGCTTGTGCAGCGATTGGTTGAAATCGAAATAGTCCTTGAACTTCTCGCCTTCGAGCTTCTTGCCCTTGCGCACCGTGGAGATCATCAGCGCGCTGGTCCACATCTCCTCACGCAGCCGTCCGATCAGGTCAGCATCTTCGGCGAATCGCTCCACCAGAATCGCGCGGGCGCCTTCGAGGGCGGCTGCGACGTCCGCCACCTGCTTTTCGGCGTCGACGAAGCTGGCGGCCACGACCTGCGGATCGTTCTGCGGTTGCGTCAGCAGCAGCTCGGACAACGGCTCGAGTCCGGCTTCCTTGGCGATTTCGGCCTTGGTGCGGCGCTTCGGCTTGAACGGCAGGTAGATATCTTCCAGACGGCCCTTGGTGTCGGCTGCCATAATCTGGGCTTCCAGCGCGGCGTCGAGCTTGCCCTGCTCGCGGATCGAATCGAGGATTGCCACCCGGCGCGCTTCGAGCTCGCGCAAGTAAGTCAGGCGCTCTTCCAGGGTGCGCAACTGCGCATCATCGAGCCCGCCGGTGATCTCCTTGCGGTAGCGCGCCACGAACGGCACCGTGGCGCCGCCGTCCAGCAGTTCGACGGTTGCCGCGATCTGCTCTTCGCGGACACCAAGTTCTTGCGCAATCTGTCGATTGATATTTGCCACGCGACCTCTTTCCAAAGCCGTTTGCGGCGGGAGGACCGGCCGCGGGGACGCCGCTTATGGACCATCTCAGAGCGATTTTTCAACCCGCCGCAGGAAAGAAATTGATCTGTGGATCGGCCCAATCGGTCGGCAATGGCCGCGCAGGATTCGCAAAGGAAAAGCACACCGAGATAGGGGTGGATTGATGGCCCTGTAATGTGTAAACGGGCGCTCCCTCCCGGAGCCCCCATGTCGATCTGCGGCCTTGATTTCGGAACGTCGAACACGACGCTCGGCACCATGGAAGACCGAGTGCCGGTGCTGGTGGCGCTGGAGGCGGCACACAGCACGATTCCGAGCGCGATCTTCTATGAAGCGGATGGCGGTGTTCTGATCGGCCGCAGGGCCATCGAAGCCTATGTCGAAGGAACGGCCGGCCGCCTGATGCGCAGCCTGAAATCGGTGCTCGGCACGTCGCTGATCGAGGAAACCACCCGGCTCGGACGTGCCCGCATCAGCTTTCGCGATGTGATTGCCAATT belongs to Bradyrhizobium icense and includes:
- a CDS encoding Tex family protein, with amino-acid sequence MANINRQIAQELGVREEQIAATVELLDGGATVPFVARYRKEITGGLDDAQLRTLEERLTYLRELEARRVAILDSIREQGKLDAALEAQIMAADTKGRLEDIYLPFKPKRRTKAEIAKEAGLEPLSELLLTQPQNDPQVVAASFVDAEKQVADVAAALEGARAILVERFAEDADLIGRLREEMWTSALMISTVRKGKKLEGEKFKDYFDFNQSLHKLPSHRILALFRGEKEEILELQIQPEANVPEAGVPSAYELKIMQRFGITDQKRPGDRWLVETARWAWRTKIQVHLNIDLRMRLWTAAETEGVRVFASNLRDLLLAAPAGARVTMGLDPGYRSGVKTAIVDATGKVVATTTVYPHEPQRQWNEALATLGKLAVAHRVELIAIGNGTASRETDKLATELVKLLPDLKMSKIVVSEAGASVYSASAFASEELPELDVTLRGAVSIARRLQDPLAELVKIDPKAIGVGQYQHDLGEAKLARSLDAVVEDCVNAVGVDANTASAPLLARVSGIGAGLAQSIVQHRDANGPFKSRKELKEVPRLGPKAFEQCAGFLRINNGEDPLDASGVHPEAYPVVRRILAATKSDIKALIGNADVVRQLRPQVFVDETFGLPTVTDILRELEKPGRDPRPAFKAAVFKEGVEEIKDLKRGMILEGTVTNVAAFGAFVDIGVHQDGLVHISAMSKNFIKDPREVVKPGDIVKVKVLEVEVARKRIALTLRLDDEVGAKGPKLSDSKMREYSKASMTSSAPRKPQEQGGALAEALRRAAEKNGRGKAG